Within the Mugil cephalus isolate CIBA_MC_2020 chromosome 1, CIBA_Mcephalus_1.1, whole genome shotgun sequence genome, the region AATGTTAAGATTAAAGATATTAGCTCTTTTAAGTTGCACATGCAAGAGCATTGTTTCATGTTACAGATTCGAAGGACAGAATGGGTGTTGGATGGATGATAGCAATTATTCTGGTGGTAACAGGTGAGTAAAATGACTAATAAATGCCTTCATCCAACAGCACAGAAATATGTACTAAGCCACAAGACAAAATGCAGGATTAAAGTTGAAGTAGGTGATAGAGTTGTGCAATTTAATTGtcactcttctcttttcttgttttcttatcTCACTGTCAGTAGTTGAGCCAATAACTACAGATACAACCActgaaccacctacaacaacaaccacaacgaccacagcaccaactacaacaacgacaacaacgaccacagcaccacctacaacaacaacgaccacagagccacctacaacaacgaccacagagccacctacaacaacaacgaccacagagccacctacaacaacaacgaccacagaaccacttacaacaacaacgaccacagtaaccacagaaccacctacaacgaccacagtgccacctacaacaacaacaatgaccacagaaccacctacaacaacaacgaccacaacaaccacagaacctcctacaacaacaacgaccacagaaccccctacaaccacaacaaccacaacaaccacagaaccaccaacaacgaccacagagacacctacaacaacaacgaccacagaaccacctacaaccacaacaaccacagaaccacctacaacgaccacagagctacctacaacaacaacgaccacagagccacctacaacaacaacgacgacagaaccacctacaacaacaacgaccacagcac harbors:
- the LOC125007384 gene encoding mucin-2-like, encoding MGVGWMIAIILVVTVVEPITTDTTTEPPTTTTTTTTAPTTTTTTTTTAPPTTTTTTEPPTTTTTEPPTTTTTTEPPTTTTTTEPLTTTTTTVTTEPPTTTTVPPTTTTMTTEPPTTTTTTTTTEPPTTTTTTEPPTTTTTTTTTEPPTTTTETPTTTTTTEPPTTTTTTEPPTTTTELPTTTTTTEPPTTTTTTEPPTTTTTTAPPTTRTTTEPPTTTTTTVPPTKTTTTEPPTTTTTTTTEPSTTTTEPPTTTTTTAPPTTT